DNA sequence from the Arthrobacter crystallopoietes genome:
GGACACCGGGGAATCCAGGAAAGAGGACACGTATGCACAGCAGGGCCGGAAAACCGGGCCGTCGGGCCACGGTCCGAGCCGCCGCACTCTCTGTGGTCTCCGTGCTGGCCTTGGTAGGCGGCACAGTCTTCGCCCCGGCGGCGATAGCCGATGCCACCCGGGACAAGCAGTACTGGCTGGACTCCTACGGTATCCGCGAAGCGTGGAAGACCTCGCAGGGCGAAGGCGTCAAGGTTGCCGTCATCGACAGCGGCGTCGACGCCAGCCACCCGGATCTCAAGGGCGCCGTCGTCGGTGGTACGGATGTTTCCGGCTCCGGTACGCCCAACGGGCAGCGCGGCATCGGCCAGACCCCTGAACACGGCACCCTCGTTGCCACCTTGCTGGCCGGCCGCGGCCACGCCCCCGAAAAGAAGGAGGCGGACAAGGGCGCCGCCGACAAGGACAAAGACCAGAAGGACGACGACGAGAAGGCGCCTGAGCCCAACGACAAGGGCATCGGCGCCGGTACCGACGGTGTTATCGGGGTGGCGCCCAAGGCCGACCTGCTGACCGTCTCCACCTGGCTCGGGTCGCCGAATCCGGCCGGCGTCAGCATCGAAGAACAGATCCCCGCCGCGGTGAAGTGGGCCGTGGACAACGGTGCCAAGGTCATCAACATGTCGCTGACCAGCTCCAGCACGTCCTGGCCCGAAAGCTGGGACGAAGCGTTCCTCTATGCCGAGCAGAACGACGTCGTTATTGTGGCCGCTGCGGGCAACCGCGCCGGTGGAACAGAGCAGTCCGGTGCGCCCGCCACCATTCCCGGCGTGCTGACGGTCGCCGGGCTGAACCGCGAAGGCGAAGCCAGCGAAGGCGCTTCCGCCCAGAGCATCGTGATTGGCGTGGCGGCCCCGGCTGAGGACCTGGTGGGCGGCCTGCCAGACGGCCTCTACGCGGACTGGTCCGGTACCTCCGGCGCCACTCCGTTGGTCTCCGGCGTTGCGGCCCTCATCCGTGCCGAGTACCCGGAGATGAGCGCGGCCCAGGTTGTCAACCGCATCATCTCCACGGCCAAAGACGCAGGCGTGCCTGGTCATGACCCGATCTACGGTTTCGGGATTCTCGACGCCGAAGCGGCCCTGACCGCTGACGTGGCGGTTGTCGGCGCGAATCCGGTGGGCTCGATCGCCCAGTGGATCACCGTGCACCGCAGGGGACAGGTGGCCCCGCCTGAAACCAAAGCCCCCGCCAACCGCGTGGAGGAAGAACCGGCCGTACCCGAGCCCACCACTCCGGTGGCAGAGGAGCCGCGGCTTGAAGGGGACGTGCTTCCCGCGGTGATCGTGATCGGGTTCAGCCTCGTTTTTATCCTGGTCATCGGCCTAGGCGTCCAGCAGACGCTGCGCGCCCGTCAGGTGGCAGCCGCTGAACAGGGTGCCGACGACGGTGAAGACACGGGTTTCCTGCCGCCGATCCGCGAGCCGCTGCTCAAGGAATCGGGCAAGATTGTGGACCAAGGAACCGGCAAAGGCAGCGGTCCACAGAACCGCTGACCACACGAGGACCTGACTGCGTTTCAGCGCCCGCCTTACGCGGTTCCGCGCCTGCGCCCGCTACTTAGTGAAAACTTTCACAAAAGGGTTTACACTATTGCGTATGGCATACACTCCTGCTCTCTCAGACCGTCCTCGCGTCCTCGTAGTCGGCGGTGGCTACGTCGGACTTTATGTGGCCCTTAAGCTCCAAAAGAAGGTTAAGGCCCATGGCGGCATCGTGACCCTGGTGGATCCGCTGCCCTACATGACTTACCAGCCGTTCCTGCCGGAGGTGGCTGCCGGCTCCATCGAATCCCGCCATGCCGTGGTTTCCCACCGCATGCACCTGAAGCAGACCGAAGTCATCACTGGCCGAGTGGCCTCGATCGACCACGCCAACAAGACCGCCGTGGTTGAATCCGAAGACGGCGAAGTCAGCTTCGAGGTTCCGTACCGCGACGTGGTGATTGCCGCCGGCGCGGTGACCCGCACCTTCCCCATCCCGGGCCTCGCCGAAGAGGGCATCGGGCTGAAGACCATTGAAGAAGCGCTGGAACTGCGCAACACCGTGCTGGAACGGATCGAAGCCGGCTCCATCATGCCGGACGGCCCGGAGAAGAAGCGCGCCCTGACCTTCGTCTGCGTTGGCGGCGGATTCGCTGGCATCGAAGCCATGACCGAGATCGAGGACATGGCGCGCCACGCTGCAGAGCACAACCCGCGCCTGAAGCGCTCCGACCTGCGCTTCGTGCTGGTAGAGGCCATGGGCCGAATCATGCCCGAGGTCACCGAGCACCAGGCCGAGTGGGTCGTCGAGCACATGCGCTCCCGCGGCATCGAGGTCCTGCTCAACACGTCCCTGGCCTCCGCCGTGGACGGCAAGCTGGATCTCATCAACATGCCGGACAAGACCCCGGCGCAGTCTTTCGAAACGGACACCCTGCTGTGGACGGCAGGCGTTCAGGCGAACCCCGTCGTGCGCAACTTCGGCTTCGAGCTGGATGAGCGCGGCCGGGTCAAGGCCAATGCGGAACTTCGGATCATCGACGCGGACGGCAAGCCGGTTGAAGGCGCCTGGACTGCCGGCGACGTCGCGGCCGTGCCGGACCTCACCGGCGGCGGAGTCGGCGGCTTCTGCGTGCCGAACGCCCAGCACGCCGTGCGCCAGGCCAAGCACCTGGCAAAGAACATCTACGCCGAGCGCTGGGGCGTGGGTGAGGTGACCGAGTACAAGCACAAGAACCTCGGCGCCGTTGCCGGCTTCGGCATCAATAAGGGTGTCGCCAAGGTCATGGGCATCAAGCTAAAGGGCCCGCTGGCCTGGCTGGCCCACCGTGGTTACCACGGCTTCGCCATGCCGACCGTCGAGCGCAAGATCCGCGTTATCGCCGACTGGCTGCTGAACGCTGTCCTGGGCCGCGACACCACCGAGATCAGCGATTTGGAAACTCCGTACCGCGCCTTCCGCACGGCGGCAACCCCGGCGCCCAAGCCGAAGCCAGCCGAAAAGAAGGCGGAAGACAAGGCTGACGAGCAGGCGCCTGCAGACTCGCGCTAATAATGCGCCCAGCCTCCGCCGCTAATGATCCGAGATCCGGATCCAGCGACGGCGGCAGCAGGACCTAACGACGGCGGGAGCCGGGGTTTCGTGCGGAACCCCGGCTCCCGCCGTCGTTAGCTTGGTTGGCTGTTTGGGTGGCGTTGGCTGGTTGTCTAGTGTGGCTGGGATCTAGACTGCAATGATGGAAGTGCGCAGCGAACATATCAGCGACAGGCCGGCGATACTGGAATTGACCGGCCGTGCTTTCGCCACCGAGGAAGGGCCCAACCCGCCGGTCGAGGTTGCACTGCTGGCCGAGTTGTTCGAATGCGACGGCTACCTGCCCGGGCTCTCGATTGTTGCTGTCGATGCTGGCATGGTTATTGGGCATACGATCACCACCCGTGGTTTCATCGGCGATCAGCCGGCGCTCGGACTGGGCCCGATTTCCGTCCTGCCCGAACATCAGCGGCAGGGGATAGGGGCAGCGCTGCTGGAGGAAACCAGAATCCGTGCCGCGGGGTTGGGGGAGTCGGTGATCGTGCTTCTCGGCCACACATCCTACTACCCAAGATTCGGCTACCGGCCGGCCTCCGAGCTCGGCATCGAAGCGCCGGATCCGCAATGGGGCGACTATTTCATGGCGCTGCCGCTTGGTGTCAGCGAGGTGCCTGCCGGAACGTTCCGCTACGCGGAGCCCTTCACCCGGTTGTAGGCCTTCGTGCCCGCCTCGTCCTGGCCCGGGCGGATCGAGTAGGCTTAGGAAGTGCGTTTTCACGGCACGCCCCCGTAGTCCAATGGCAGAGACAGTCGACTTAAAATCGATCCAGTGTGGGTTCGAGTCCCACCGGGGGTACAACTTCTTTCCGTTCCGGAAGGTCTCGGAAGGGTCCATCTTGGGGTGAAAGACCTTCGCTGTGACGAGCGTTACAATGATGTAACCGAATAGTCTTATTTTTTGGCGATTTGTGCACTAGCTTTTCTTCTAATCAGGAAACCCTGATATTCGCATCGAAGGTTCGCGGACCTTTGGATCGAGGAGAAAAATTCATGACTGCAACACGTAACGCAGTGCTGTTTGGCGCCGGCGGTAACACCGCGCGCGCGGCCAGATTCGCGGCACTCGGTCTCGGCGTCGCACTGTTCGCGTCAGCCTGTGGGGGCGGCACTTCGACCGAAACCGAAGGAAACGGCGGCTCTGCACCCGCAGCCGCCGGGCTTGTCTGCCCCGAGGGCGGCGAAGGCGCGGGTCCGACCACCGGAACCAAGGGGGATCCGGCAGCGGTACCGGAGACAAAGGGGTCCACCGATACACCGCTGAAGATCGGCTCGCTGCTGCCCACCACGGGTGCGCTGGCGTACCTTGGCCCGCCCGAAATTGCCGGCGTTGATCTGGCCATCAAGCAGATTAATGAGGCAGGCGGCGTTCTCGGTGAAGACGTTGACGTTGTGCACCGGGATTCGGGCGACACCACCACAGATATCGCCACCCAATCCGTGTCCGCACTGCTTGGCCAGGATGTTAACGCCATTGTCGGCGCAGCCTCCTCTGGCGTTTCGAAGACCGTAATCAACCAGATCACCGGAGCTGGCGTCCTGCAGATCTCGCCGGCGAATACCTCGCCGGACTTCACTGATTGGGACGACAACAACCTGTACTGGCGTACAGCCCCCTCGGACGTGCTCCAAGGCCGTACTCTGGGCAGCTACATGGTCTCCTGTGGTGCTCAGACGCTGGGCATGATCGTCCTGAACGATGCCTACGGCACAGGCCTGCGTGACAACGTGAAGACCGCGTTTGAAGGCGCCGGTGGCCAGATTGTCGCGACGGAAATGTTCAACGAGGGCGACTCGCAGTTCAGCTCACAGGTTGACGCTGTCGCTGCCGCCAACCCGGACGCCATCGCACTGATTACGTTCGACCAGGTGAAGTCCATCGCCCCGCTTCTGCTGGCCAAGGGCATCACTCCGGACCAGTTGTTCCTCGTGGACGGCAACACTGCCGACCTGAGTGAGGATCTGGATCCGGGCGCCATGGAAGGTGCACAGGGCACCATTCCCGGCACCTTCGCCAAGGATGAGTTCAAGGCCTCTCTCGCGGAAATCGATGACGGA
Encoded proteins:
- a CDS encoding S8 family serine peptidase: MHSRAGKPGRRATVRAAALSVVSVLALVGGTVFAPAAIADATRDKQYWLDSYGIREAWKTSQGEGVKVAVIDSGVDASHPDLKGAVVGGTDVSGSGTPNGQRGIGQTPEHGTLVATLLAGRGHAPEKKEADKGAADKDKDQKDDDEKAPEPNDKGIGAGTDGVIGVAPKADLLTVSTWLGSPNPAGVSIEEQIPAAVKWAVDNGAKVINMSLTSSSTSWPESWDEAFLYAEQNDVVIVAAAGNRAGGTEQSGAPATIPGVLTVAGLNREGEASEGASAQSIVIGVAAPAEDLVGGLPDGLYADWSGTSGATPLVSGVAALIRAEYPEMSAAQVVNRIISTAKDAGVPGHDPIYGFGILDAEAALTADVAVVGANPVGSIAQWITVHRRGQVAPPETKAPANRVEEEPAVPEPTTPVAEEPRLEGDVLPAVIVIGFSLVFILVIGLGVQQTLRARQVAAAEQGADDGEDTGFLPPIREPLLKESGKIVDQGTGKGSGPQNR
- a CDS encoding NAD(P)/FAD-dependent oxidoreductase, coding for MAYTPALSDRPRVLVVGGGYVGLYVALKLQKKVKAHGGIVTLVDPLPYMTYQPFLPEVAAGSIESRHAVVSHRMHLKQTEVITGRVASIDHANKTAVVESEDGEVSFEVPYRDVVIAAGAVTRTFPIPGLAEEGIGLKTIEEALELRNTVLERIEAGSIMPDGPEKKRALTFVCVGGGFAGIEAMTEIEDMARHAAEHNPRLKRSDLRFVLVEAMGRIMPEVTEHQAEWVVEHMRSRGIEVLLNTSLASAVDGKLDLINMPDKTPAQSFETDTLLWTAGVQANPVVRNFGFELDERGRVKANAELRIIDADGKPVEGAWTAGDVAAVPDLTGGGVGGFCVPNAQHAVRQAKHLAKNIYAERWGVGEVTEYKHKNLGAVAGFGINKGVAKVMGIKLKGPLAWLAHRGYHGFAMPTVERKIRVIADWLLNAVLGRDTTEISDLETPYRAFRTAATPAPKPKPAEKKAEDKADEQAPADSR
- a CDS encoding GNAT family N-acetyltransferase, which translates into the protein MEVRSEHISDRPAILELTGRAFATEEGPNPPVEVALLAELFECDGYLPGLSIVAVDAGMVIGHTITTRGFIGDQPALGLGPISVLPEHQRQGIGAALLEETRIRAAGLGESVIVLLGHTSYYPRFGYRPASELGIEAPDPQWGDYFMALPLGVSEVPAGTFRYAEPFTRL
- a CDS encoding ABC transporter substrate-binding protein; its protein translation is MTATRNAVLFGAGGNTARAARFAALGLGVALFASACGGGTSTETEGNGGSAPAAAGLVCPEGGEGAGPTTGTKGDPAAVPETKGSTDTPLKIGSLLPTTGALAYLGPPEIAGVDLAIKQINEAGGVLGEDVDVVHRDSGDTTTDIATQSVSALLGQDVNAIVGAASSGVSKTVINQITGAGVLQISPANTSPDFTDWDDNNLYWRTAPSDVLQGRTLGSYMVSCGAQTLGMIVLNDAYGTGLRDNVKTAFEGAGGQIVATEMFNEGDSQFSSQVDAVAAANPDAIALITFDQVKSIAPLLLAKGITPDQLFLVDGNTADLSEDLDPGAMEGAQGTIPGTFAKDEFKASLAEIDDGLTSYAYAGEAYDAVNLVALASEAAGSTKGEDIAAEMQSVSRDGEKCYDFAGCVTLLREGADIDYDGISGPISFDENGDPTEAYVGIYEYDAENRPQPMREEFGQL